The genomic stretch CCTTCAATGGTAACGCTATTAGTATCAGGGTCAATGTCCAATTTTGCTCCAAAAGCCCGTAACATCCTTTCACTGTGATCCCGTGATAGGGCGGGTTCGGTAACGGTGGTTTTCCCTTCACTCATCAACCCTGCCAACAAAATACAAGATTTTACCTGCGCACTGGCGATGGGGGAGTGGTAATGGATGGGTTTTAAATTTTGTCCAACGATTGCCAAGGGAGCGTTTTGATTGTCCTTTCTACCGTAGATTAAAGCCCCCATCTGTTGTAAAGGTTTAACTACCCGAGACATGGGGCGAGAGCGTAGGGAATTATCCCCTGTCACCGTGAAAAATTTGCCCGGTTGGGATGCTAACAAGCCCAACATCAGGCGCATGGTAGTTCCCGAATTACCTGCATCGAGAATGTCCACAGGTTCTTGTAATCCTTGATTGCCAATGCCTTCAACAATGACTTTTTCTGTGTTTAACTGTGATATGGTTGCCCCCATGGCCTGAAAACATTTTGCCGTACTGCGGGGATCTTCTCCTAATAATAATCCTTCGATGGTGGTTTGTCCAGAGGCGATCGCCCCTAACATTAAAGCACGATGGGAAATAGACTTATCCCCAGGGATAGAAATAGTACCCCTCAAACCATCGCCATCATGCTCAATTACCAACTGGTCTTCTTGGGGAGTTTTAATCAGTTTAATCACAGTAAAATCAACATCTCCGAACATTAATTGAAATTTAGATTTTACCAGACTCTTGCCAGATTGGGGAGATAAGGGAGCTTTATTATCGATTACTCTATTACCTTTTGCATGAGTAGGGAACGGGGAACAGGGAACAGAGTAAGAAATGATAAATATTTCTTGTTTGTTGTCTATTGCTAATCGCCTTAACCGAAAAATGTTATGTCAAAGTTTTTTTAATATTCTTTTAGTGAACAAAACCAGAATATCAAGTTAACCTGAAAGGGTAATAGATATTAAGCATATACATTTTTTATGACTAAAAGAACCTTTGGAGTAATTGGACTCGCTGTCATGGGCGAAAACCTAGCTCTTAATGTGGAAAGTAGGGGTTTTCCCATTGCTGTGTATAACCGTAGCCCTGATAAAACCGAAAATTTCATGGCTACTAGGGCAAAAGACAAAGACATCAAAGCCGCTTATTCCCTAGAAGAATTTGTGCAAATCCTCGAACGCCCCCGCAAAATCTTGGTCATGGTAAAAGCAGGGGGCCCGGTGGATGCTGTGATTCAACAGTTAAAACCCCTCCTCCAAGAAGGAGACATGATTATTGATGGCGGTAACTCCCTTTACGAAGACACCGAAAGACGCACCCAAGAATTAGAAGCCACAGGGTTAGGCTTTATGGGTATGGGTGTTAGTGGTGGGGAAGAAGGAGCTCTCAATGGCCCTTCTCTGATGCCTGGAGGTACTCAATCAGCTTATCAGGAGTTAGAACCTATCCTCACCAAAATTGCTGCTCAAGTGGATGATGGCCCTTGTGTGACTTATATTGGGCCTGGGGGCGCTGGGCATTATGTGAAAATGGTACATAATGGCATCGAGTATGGTGATATGCAGTTGATTGCGGAAGCCTACGATTTATTGAAAAATGGTTTAGGTTTGAGTAATGACAGACTACACGAAGTATTTAGCGACTGGAATAAAACCGAGGAGTTAGATTCTTTTCTCATCGATATTACCGCCAATATTTTTCCCAAAAAAGATCCCGAAACAGGAAAACATCTCATTGATTTAATCCTGGATGCGGCCGGGCAAAAGGGTACGGGGCGCTGGACTGTGGTAAGCTCATTAGAATTGGCTGTACCCATTCCTACCATCTATGCGGCGGTAAATGCTAGGGTAATTTCAGGTTTTAAGGAGCAAAGAATCAAAGCATCTCAAGAGTTGCAGGGGGTAACTTCGACCTTTAATGGAGACGTAGAAAGTTTTATTCCCAAAATTCGGGATGCTCTATATTGTTCTAAAATGTGTTCCTATGCCCAAGGTATGGCATTAATTGCCAAGGCATCGCAGGAGTTTGGTTTTAATATTAATCTGCCTGAAGTGGCCCGAATTTGGAAGGGTGGTTGTATCATCAAGGCTGGATTTTTAGGCAAAATTAATAAGGCTTTTTCTGATAATCCTGATTTACCTAATTTACTCCTTGCCCCTGAGTTTAAACAAAGTATGTTGGATCGTCAACAGGCATGGCGAGATGTATTGATGATGGCGACATCTATGGGTATTCCGGCTCCTGCGTTTAATGCTTCCCTAGATTATTTTGATAGTTATCGCAGTGAGAGATTACCTCAGAATTTAACCCAAGCTCAAAGAGATTATTTTGGAGCTCATACTTACGAGCGCACCGATAAACCCCGTGGAGAATTTTTCCACACCGAATGGATGGATGGTTAATCTGTTTTAGGTGTTGGGTTTTAGGTGTTAGGTTAATGGTTTTTGTTATTCAAGTTTTGTCTTTACTGGCAAGATATTTTTTTGTTTTTTTCCTTGAATTATTTTTCAGAATTAGTTATAATAGTTAACCGTTATCAAACAAGGCTCGGTAGCTCAGTAGGTTAGAGCAGGGGACTCATAAGCCCAAGGTCGGCAGTTCAAATCTGCCCCGAGCCATTTTAAAGGCTACATAATGGTTTTCTGGGACAAATGTTCTTATCATAGTTACAATATTATTTTATTTAGGCAACCCATTGACTTTGATTAGTTTGTTTTACGATTTCGCAGGTGCGTGATTTTTTAGGGGGAATGGGTAAGTCAAAATGACTATGGAAGTCTTTTTGTACCTTAAAACTTAGTCGAGGTGATACTTGTTTTACTATTTGGCTTAAGAGGCGATCGCCTGTACTCTGTATCATATTTGTCGGTATTTTATAAATAAATTTAGGAAAATAAACCCTAACCCTCAAATCCAACTCCCAATTAATGCGGGTAATTTCTGGAGGAAGACAATAGTTATCATTAACTTCAATACTATCACCAGAAATCGTCTCTATGTCCATCACCGAATAATAATCAACCTCATAACCGTCATTACCTGACTCGGGATTAGTCACAGAATACATAGTATAATGTTCCCCCATGGGAGGCTCTAAAATTACACTCATCTGAGGCTCAACTTCATAACCAAACGCCCCATAACGCCCCACTGTCAAGGTGTAACCATTCTCAGAAAAAGGCTCTACTTTCATCGGCGAAGCACAACGCACAAACCAACCCTGATGATTATTCAGATAATCTGTGACAGTTTTCCTATCACTATACATATCCATAATTCCACGAAACTTAGTACGAAAACCCATAGGTTGATTGAGGATTATTGTTTCCATGTCTTCTACCCTTGGCGATTGATTATTTGTCATAGAAAATATTTAACAGAAAGTCAAGCAATATTATTAAACCTAAATAATTATCCGATTGATATTACAAACTCACAATGTGCTAAATAATTTATTTTCTTTATCCCCATTGTCTCTAAAAATGGTCATTAATTTATCCTTATAAATACTGATTTTTTGGTAACAATTATTTAAGATAACTTAAAGAAAAGCCAAAACAAAAACTGGTAGAAATATTTTCCGAGAACAAAAAATATTTTATACTTAATTTGTCCGCCAAAGTAAACTTTAATATCCTTTAGATTCTTATTGATCAACTAATATGTGAGATTAATTATTTTTAACAGTCAACATTTTTAACAGTCAACACCCAATAAAATAAATAGTATCTAACAACTAATACTCTTATATGTATATATCAAAAAATATTATTTAGATGCAATTAGTCTAGCGGTATAAATTCCCCCTAAAAAACCAAATAAATGCCCTAACCATGAAACACTAGGATTTGATGGAAAAATACCCCAAATCATACCACCATATAAAAATATTACCGTCAAAGAAAGTGCAATGGAAGGAGCGTTTTTCTGAAAATAACCCCTAGCCAATAGAAATCCTAAGAAACCAAAAATTACCCCACTAGCACCCATGGTAATAGAATTAGGTTGGGCAAATAACCAGACACCTACACCGCTAGATAAACTAGAAATAAGGGTGACAAGATAAAAATCCCTAGTATTCTGTAACATCACAAACCAGCCGAGGATGGCAAATGGCACTGTATTAGCCAACAAATGAGGGAAATCTACATGAAGAAAAGGGGCGAAGAGGATTCCTCTCAAACCAACCACATTCCTTGGCACAATACCTAAATAATTAAGATTATTGCTAAAAAAGTATTGATTAATGATTTCGATAGCCCAAAAGATTACTAAAAATAAGCCGATAATTTTGAATTGAGTTTTTAACTCCGCAACAAAGGCTTTCATCTCTTCATTTTTACTCATTTTTTTCCTCAATGATTCTTTTTTCCATTTTATACCTTTCAAAAGAAACTACCCCATATTTAACCGTTTCCATCTCTATGATTTCAAAACCACAACGTTGGAATACTGGTTGAGAAAAGAAACTTGCTTCTGTATAAAATTTGGTAATTCCTTGTTTGATTCCTTGATTTAATACATACTGTAATAATTGTGTACCATAACCCTGACGGGTGTATTTGGGATGAATATAAAGAGATGCGATATGTCCATTTTTTTCTAATCCACAAAAACCAATAATTTCTTGATTTTTTTCAATGATATAAGTATCTGGTTTGAGGATAAAGTTATTAAATTTATCCTGATCATTGGGAAAGGCTGACCATGCAATTACTTGTTCTTCATTATATAAGCTCGGTGCTAATTCTTGGACTACTTTTTGATAAATTTGTTTAAGAGTAAAGGAGTCTGAAGCATTGATAAGACGGAACATAGAAATAGTTTTTAGGGGTAATTAGTTATTTTTAAACAAAATTTGACGATTGGTAAAACTTGCTTTATTTATTAATAATAATGGATAATATAAGAGCCAAAATTATTATTTGATTATATTTATGATACCTTCAATAAAATTATTGTCTTTTGGTCTCAGTTTTGTTTTACTTTCTTCTTCCGTTTTAGTTACTAAAAATACGTTTGCTCATACTAATAAGGATAATAATCATCATAACTCTCCTTCATCAAGCCATAGTCATTCCCATAAATCCATTGATATTTCTAATCATGATTTAATTCCTAACATTGAGATTGAGGTTATGGAAGATACTATGACTGGCTGGAATGTGAAAATTATTACTGACAATTTTACTTTTGCCCCTGAAACGGTGAATCAAGAAAGTAACATTAATCAAGGCCATGCACATTTATATATCAATGGAGAAAAAATTACCAGAATATATGACAATTGGTATTATATTTCTGATTTGCCAAAGGGTGAAAATGAGATTAAAATAAATTTGAATACAAATTTACATGAAGAACTTATTTATCAAGGTACAATTATAGGCGATCGCACCGTAATTATTAATAATTAAGTAATAATGAAAAAAGCAATAATTTGTGGATACTATGGACAGGGAAATGCGGGAGATGAAGCATTATTATTGTCTTTAATAGAGAGATTACCTAAAGACATTGAACCTATTATTTTATCGGGAAATCCAACTTTAACAACCAAGAATTATGGAATAAAAAGCTATTCCCGTCTTGATATTATTAAACAAATTATTAGCTTAGGAAAACAAGATTATTTTATTTGGGGAGGGGGTAGTTTAATGCAGGATGTAACCAGTATTAAAAGCCCCCTGTTTTACGCTAGTTTAATGAAATTAGCCCAGCTAAAAGGCTTAATTACCATCGCCTATGCCCAAGGGATAGGGCCTCTTAATTCCCCTTTGACTCAATGGATTACTAAACAAGTATTAAAGGATTGTCAGGGGATTAGTGTTAGGGATAAAGGTTCAGCAAAAACCCTTGAGAATTGGAATTTATCTTATTTTATTGCTCCTGATCCTGTTTGGGCTTTATCTAGTGAAAAAACAATTAATATTAGTCTTTTAAAAGCTCCTTTAATTGCTGTTAATGTTCGTCAACATTGTACATTGACTGAGCAAAAATTACAATTATTAATAGAATCTATAAAACAACTACAAAAAGCAACTAAAGCTAACATTATTTTAATACCTTTTCAAATAAAACAAGACCTATCATTATGTCAAAAAATAGAAGAAAAACTCAAAGATAATTGTCAGGTAATTATTATCGAAAATCCTAGAGAATTGAAAGGTATTTTTAAACAAATAAAAATGCTCATCGGTATGAGATTACACAGTTTAATTATGGGTGCTTCTGAGGGTTGTAATTGTTTTGCTTTATCCTATGATCCTAAAGTATCTCAACTTATGCAAGAATTAGATATTAAAGGATATGAGTTAAAGTCTTTTCCTGATAAATCTGAACAAATTTTTAATGATTTATTGACCATTTATAATAATTCTCCCACTCTATCCTTAGAAAAAAGAAAAGAGTTAGAAAAATTAGCCCTAACCCATGAAATACTTTTTGATGTTAAATAGTTTTTTGTTTTGATATTTAATTAAGGTGCGCTGTAGTGAATTATATGATTAATATTTCTCTTAGTATATTATCAATTTTTAAAACATACATAAGAAAGAATATCTTTTGTTTTAACAAAATACAAGTAATTGACTTAAAAAATTTACTTTTACTTATTATTTATTATGTATTATAACTATTCGGTTATTAAAATATAATTGAGTATAATATGAAATACTTAAATGTTTACGACAAATAAAACCTCTCAAATAAAATCCCAGCCTAATTAACCTCA from Cyanobacterium stanieri LEGE 03274 encodes the following:
- a CDS encoding GNAT family N-acetyltransferase, with translation MFRLINASDSFTLKQIYQKVVQELAPSLYNEEQVIAWSAFPNDQDKFNNFILKPDTYIIEKNQEIIGFCGLEKNGHIASLYIHPKYTRQGYGTQLLQYVLNQGIKQGITKFYTEASFFSQPVFQRCGFEIIEMETVKYGVVSFERYKMEKRIIEEKNE
- the gnd gene encoding decarboxylating NADP(+)-dependent phosphogluconate dehydrogenase; amino-acid sequence: MTKRTFGVIGLAVMGENLALNVESRGFPIAVYNRSPDKTENFMATRAKDKDIKAAYSLEEFVQILERPRKILVMVKAGGPVDAVIQQLKPLLQEGDMIIDGGNSLYEDTERRTQELEATGLGFMGMGVSGGEEGALNGPSLMPGGTQSAYQELEPILTKIAAQVDDGPCVTYIGPGGAGHYVKMVHNGIEYGDMQLIAEAYDLLKNGLGLSNDRLHEVFSDWNKTEELDSFLIDITANIFPKKDPETGKHLIDLILDAAGQKGTGRWTVVSSLELAVPIPTIYAAVNARVISGFKEQRIKASQELQGVTSTFNGDVESFIPKIRDALYCSKMCSYAQGMALIAKASQEFGFNINLPEVARIWKGGCIIKAGFLGKINKAFSDNPDLPNLLLAPEFKQSMLDRQQAWRDVLMMATSMGIPAPAFNASLDYFDSYRSERLPQNLTQAQRDYFGAHTYERTDKPRGEFFHTEWMDG
- the csaB gene encoding polysaccharide pyruvyl transferase CsaB — its product is MKKAIICGYYGQGNAGDEALLLSLIERLPKDIEPIILSGNPTLTTKNYGIKSYSRLDIIKQIISLGKQDYFIWGGGSLMQDVTSIKSPLFYASLMKLAQLKGLITIAYAQGIGPLNSPLTQWITKQVLKDCQGISVRDKGSAKTLENWNLSYFIAPDPVWALSSEKTINISLLKAPLIAVNVRQHCTLTEQKLQLLIESIKQLQKATKANIILIPFQIKQDLSLCQKIEEKLKDNCQVIIIENPRELKGIFKQIKMLIGMRLHSLIMGASEGCNCFALSYDPKVSQLMQELDIKGYELKSFPDKSEQIFNDLLTIYNNSPTLSLEKRKELEKLALTHEILFDVK
- a CDS encoding DUF1997 domain-containing protein, with translation MTNNQSPRVEDMETIILNQPMGFRTKFRGIMDMYSDRKTVTDYLNNHQGWFVRCASPMKVEPFSENGYTLTVGRYGAFGYEVEPQMSVILEPPMGEHYTMYSVTNPESGNDGYEVDYYSVMDIETISGDSIEVNDNYCLPPEITRINWELDLRVRVYFPKFIYKIPTNMIQSTGDRLLSQIVKQVSPRLSFKVQKDFHSHFDLPIPPKKSRTCEIVKQTNQSQWVA
- the aroA gene encoding 3-phosphoshikimate 1-carboxyvinyltransferase, coding for MIKLIKTPQEDQLVIEHDGDGLRGTISIPGDKSISHRALMLGAIASGQTTIEGLLLGEDPRSTAKCFQAMGATISQLNTEKVIVEGIGNQGLQEPVDILDAGNSGTTMRLMLGLLASQPGKFFTVTGDNSLRSRPMSRVVKPLQQMGALIYGRKDNQNAPLAIVGQNLKPIHYHSPIASAQVKSCILLAGLMSEGKTTVTEPALSRDHSERMLRAFGAKLDIDPDTNSVTIEGKTPLIGQKVIVPGDISSAAFWLVAGAIAPNSDLLIENVGVNPTRVGILEALQMMGADITLENQREAAGEPVADLRVKSSKLKGCTIEGDIIPRLIDEVPILAVAACFAEGTTRIKDAEELRVKESDRLAVMALELGKMGANITEFTDGLEITGGNPLSGADVDSFTDHRIAMSLAIAALMAKGQTIIHRTEAASISYPTFVDTLLQTTES
- a CDS encoding rhomboid family intramembrane serine protease → MSKNEEMKAFVAELKTQFKIIGLFLVIFWAIEIINQYFFSNNLNYLGIVPRNVVGLRGILFAPFLHVDFPHLLANTVPFAILGWFVMLQNTRDFYLVTLISSLSSGVGVWLFAQPNSITMGASGVIFGFLGFLLARGYFQKNAPSIALSLTVIFLYGGMIWGIFPSNPSVSWLGHLFGFLGGIYTARLIASK